The Zingiber officinale cultivar Zhangliang chromosome 10A, Zo_v1.1, whole genome shotgun sequence genome contains a region encoding:
- the LOC122026853 gene encoding 2-hydroxyacyl-CoA lyase-like has protein sequence MADASQIQIDGSTLVALSLARAGVQVMFGVVGIPVTSVATRAVAAGVRFIAFHNEQSAGYAASAYGYLTGRPGVFLTVSAPGCVHGLAGLSNAGANTWPAVMISGSCDQADAGRGDFQELDQLEAVKPFVKFSAKATDISLLPRLVHQVLSHAVAGRPGGCYLDLPSDVLHQTISDFEAEKFLSEAENPRIEEIRTEESLDIAQAVSLLRNAERPLIVFGKGAAFARAEEPLSKLIEATGIPFLPTPMGKGLVPDTHELAATAARSLALGRCDVALVVGARLNWLLHFGEPPRWSQDVKFILVDVSKEEIELRKPHLGLVGDAKKVLELINKEIKEQPFCLGKSHPWVEAISKKAKDNVAKMETQLAKDVVPFNFFTPMRIIRDAILEQGSPAPILVSEGANTMDVGRSVLIQNEPRTRLDAGTWGTMGVGLGYCIAAAVASPERLVVAVEGDSGFGFSAMEVETLVRYQLPVIVIVFNNGGVYGGDRRSPDEITGPYKDDPAPTSFVPDSAYHTLAAAFGGKGYKVGTPEELKAALSESFSARKPAVINVIIDPYAGSESGRMQHKN, from the exons ATGGCGGACGCTTCCCAGATCCAGATTGATGGGAGCACTCTGGTGGCCCTTTCCTTGGCCCGCGCCGGCGTCCAGGTCATGTTTGGGGTCGTGGGGATCCCCGTTACCTCCGTCGCCACTCGCGCCGTCGCTGCCGGCGTCCGCTTCATCGCCTTCCACAACGAACAGTCAGCCGGGTATGCTGCCTCCGCCTACGGCTACCTCACAGGCCGCCCGGGCGTGTTCCTCACTGTCTCTGCCCCCGGATGCGTCCACGGCCTCGCTGGGCTCTCCAACGCCGGCGCCAACACCTGGCCGGCTGTCATGATCTCCGGGTCTTGCGACCAAGCCGACGCCGGCCGGGGAGACTTCCAGGAACTCGATCAGCTGGAGGCCGTCAAGCCCTTCGTTAAGTTCTCCGCTAAGGCCACCGACATCTCTCTGCTCCCTCGCTTGGTTCACCAGGTGCTGAGCCACGCCGTGGCCGGGAGACCGGGCGGGTGCTATTTGGACCTTCCGTCTGATGTCCTCCATCAGACGATCTCTGATTTCGAAGCTGAGAAGTTCTTATCCGAGGCGGAAAACCCTAGAATTGAGGAAATTAGGACCGAAGAATCCCTAGATATAGCGCAGGCTGTGTCTTTGTTGAGGAACGCCGAGAGACCGTTGATAGTGTTTGGGAAAGGCGCCGCCTTTGCACGAGCAGAGGAGCCACTGAGTAAGCTAATTGAGGCTACTGGAATCCCCTTCCTCCCTACCCCGATGGGGAAGGGATTGGTGCCGGATACTCATGAACTCGCAGCCACTGCTGCACGATCTCTTGCTCTGGGGCGCTGCGATGTTGCCCTCGTCGTTGGTGCGCGCCTCAACTGGTTGCTCCACTTCGGTGAGCCACCCAGATGGTCGCAAGATGTCAAATTCATTCTTGTGGACGTCTCCAAGGAAGAAATTGAGCTCCGAAAGCCTCATCTTGGTTTAGTTGGTGATGCTAAGAAGGTTCTAGAATTGATCAATAAAGAGATTAAGGAACAACCTTTCTGTTTGGGTAAATCTCATCCCTGGGTCGAGGCAATTTCAAAGAAGGCAAAAGATAATGTGGCAAAGATGGAAACTCAGCTGGCGAAGGATGTTGTACCTTTCAACTTCTTTACACCAATGAGGATAATAAGGGATGCAATTCTCGAGCAGGGTAGCCCCGCACCAATATTGGTGTCAGAGGGTGCTAATACTATGGATGTTGGAAGATCAGTGTTGATTCAGAATGAGCCTCGAACGAGGTTGGATGCAGGAACCTGGGGAACAATGGGAGTAGGGCTAGGCTACTGCATAGCAGCCGCAGTGGCCTCTCCTGAAAGATTGGTGGTGGCTGTTGAAGGGGATTCAGGATTTGGATTCAGTGCCATGGAAGTTGAG ACATTAGTGAGATATCAATTGCCTGTTATCGTAATTGTGTTCAACAATGGCGGTGTATATGGTGGAGACCGAAGATCGCCCGATGAAATTACTGGACCGTACAAAGATGACCCCGCCCCTACTTCCTTTGTTCCAGATTCAGCATATCACACTCTTGCTGCAGCTTTTGGTGGGAAAGGCTATAAAGTTGGAACTCCCGAGGAACTCAAAGCCGCACTTTCTGAATCTTTCTCTGCTCGAAAACCAGCTGTTATCAATGTCATTATAGACCCATATGCTGGCTCTGAAAGTGGGAGGATGCAGCATAAAAACTGA
- the LOC122027845 gene encoding beta-1,2-xylosyltransferase XYXT1-like, which yields MGYEKAVVKSMSRIEARKLGLALLVGCCLVILSYFITMSETPVDGQASLTFTVGANGEAEDKISRVQPEKEKIAVEEPNKSISTVSHVILKDNNSELRKQGETVLPPKKEEPQVIEMPRPPLTESICDFSNFRTEFCDLKGDVRVHSKKKAASAAVVLMSPQRKAEEYMVVPYVRKHMDNIEKVAVRTVQAPHAAPACTATSTVPAIVFALGGFTGNYYHDFTDVLLPLFLTAHEFHGEVQFLITNIQLWWLGKYRPIFEKLTRYEFVDLDKSDDVHCRSHVLVDLRFHNDLIIDRARAPNGISTPDFSRFLREVYSLPRERAVSLRAHPERRPRLLLVARNGTRRFTNMPEVAQAAEAAGFEVVRADAEFGNVAGFVEVVNSCDVIMGVHGAGLTNFVFLPANAVVIQIVPCCDLEGMAEHTFGAPAKEAGLLYLQYSISVEESTLLESYPREHPVFTDPQSIHRQGWFKMGKIYLGRQHVKLDVDRFRPILIQAMDHLRR from the exons ATGGGATATGAGAAGGCCGTAGTCAAGAGCATGAGCAGGATTGAAGCAAGGAAGCTTGGCCTGGCCTTGCTCGTGGGCTGCTGCTTAGTGATCTTGAGCTACTTCATCACCATGTCAGAAACCCCTG TTGACGGGCAGGCGTCATTGACCTTCACGGTTGGCGCTAATGGAGAGGCGGAAGACAAAATTAGTCGAGTTCAGCCTG AAAAGGAAAAGATTGCGGTTGAGGAGCCAAACAAAAGCATTTCTACTGTTTCCCATGTAATTTTGAAGGACAATAACAGCGAATTGAGAAAACAAG GTGAAACGGTTCTCCCACCGAAGAAAGAAGAGCCGCAAGTGATTGAGATGCCGAGGCCGCCGCTGACGGAATCAATCTGCGACTTCTCCAACTTCAGAACAGAGTTTTGCGACCTGAAGGGTGACGTCAGAGTCCACAGCAAGAAGAAGGCCGCCTCCGCGGCCGTGGTGCTCATGTCGCCCCAACGCAAGGCCGAGGAGTACATGGTCGTACCGTACGTCCGTAAACACATGGACAACATCGAGAAGGTCGCGGTGCGAACCGTTCAGGCGCCTCATGCCGCGCCGGCGTGCACCGCCACCAGCACCGTCCCCGCCATCGTCTTCGCCCTTGGCGGCTTCACCGGGAACTACTACCACGACTTCACCGACGTGCTCCTCCCCCTGTTCCTGACCGCGCACGAGTTCCACGGCGAGGTCCAATTCCTGATCACCAACATCCAGTTGTGGTGGCTGGGCAAGTACCGGCCCATCTTCGAGAAGCTCACGCGGTACGAATTCGTCGACCTCGACAAGAGCGACGACGTGCACTGCCGTTCGCACGTCCTGGTTGACCTACGCTTCCACAACGACCTCATCATCGACCGCGCGCGCGCGCCAAACGGCATCTCCACGCCCGACTTCTCCAGGTTCCTGCGCGAGGTGTACTCGCTCCCGCGGGAGCGCGCCGTCAGCCTGCGGGCGCACCCAGAGCGGCGGCCGCGGCTCCTTCTGGTGGCACGGAACGGCACGCGGCGGTTCACCAACATGCCGGAGGTCGCGCAGGCGGCCGAGGCGGCAGGCTTCGAGGTGGTGCGCGCGGACGCGGAGTTCGGGAATGTGGCCGGGTTCGTGGAGGTGGTGAACTCGTGCGATGTGATCATGGGCGTGCACGGAGCCGGGCTCACCAACTTCGTCTTCCTGCCGGCGAACGCGGTGGTGATACAGATCGTGCCGTGCTGCGATTTGGAGGGAATGGCGGAGCACACTTTCGGAGCACCGGCGAAGGAGGCGGGGCTGCTCTACTTGCAGTATAGTATCAGCGTGGAGGAGAGCACGCTGCTGGAGTCGTATCCGAGGGAGCACCCGGTGTTCACTGACCCGCAGTCGATCCACCGGCAGGGATGGTTCAAGATGGGGAAGATCTACTTGGGCCGACAGCACGTGAAGCTCGACGTCGACAGGTTCAGGCCGATCTTGATCCAAGCCATGGACCATCTCCGGCGATAG
- the LOC122027835 gene encoding alpha-1,3-arabinosyltransferase XAT2-like, which yields MMMGSQAKFLRCFSRAEPQTLSLAIFTGCFLISTALLVLSAGYFVSFPSLGSWLSPHAAPPLPRAQVNDTNNQNVDLSRKPLCDTTSNRRADICDMEGDIRIQASSSSIFFVTSSIRNTTELQESWKIKPHPRKGDHAALSRVTEMSVGYLSTEEDLPKCDINSTVPAIIFATGGYMGNFFHEVTDLIIPLYISSHKFNGEVQFLISEMLPWWMTKYEILLKNLSHYEIINFNNDTMVRCYPRVIVGIAFHKDMGIDPARSGGVTMFDFGRFIRSSYSLERDTAIQLGADRDKRPRLLIIARSRTRRFTNVHEIARMVEWEGFEPVVAEIKKNQSLAEFARIVNSCDAILGVHGAGLTNLIFLPTNAVVIQVVPLGGLEMFCYSDYGVPTLDMKMKYLQYSISIMESSLVDRYGITDPVVINPKSVLAQNEGWRNWTSIYFFNQDVKLDVGRFSSFLIHARELLRQ from the exons ATGATGATGGGAAGCCAAGCCAAGTTCTTGAGGTGCTTCAGCAGGGCTGAGCCCCAGACTCTGAGTCTTGCCATCTTCACTGGATGCTTCCTTATCTCCACGGCCCTCCTCGTGTTGTCCGCAGGCTATTTTGTCTCTTTTCCTTCGT TGGGTTCCTGGTTGTCGCCTCATGCAGCTCCTCCCCTTCCCAGGGCACAAGTAAATG ATACAAACAACCAAAATGTGGATCTCAGCAGAAAGCCCTTGTGTGATACTACTTCCAACAGAAGAGCAGACATATGTGACATGGAGGGTGATATCAGAATCCAAGCAAGCTCTTCCTCCATCTTCTTCGTCACTTCCTCAATTCGGAACACCACAGAACTACAGGAATCATGGAAAATTAAACCTCATCCTCGGAAGGGAGATCATGCCGCACTGTCTCGTGTCACCGAAATGTCAGTAGGTTACTTGAGCACTGAGGAAGACCTTCCCAAATGCGACATCAATAGCACAGTTCCAGCAATCATCTTTGCGACCGGTGGCTATATGGGGAACTTCTTTCATGAAGTCACAGATCTAATAATTCCCCTCTACATATCATCGCACAAGTTCAATGGTGAGGTTCAGTTCTTGATAAGTGAAATGCTGCCTTGGTGGATGACAAAGTATGAAATATTACTAAAGAATCTATCTCATTATGAAATTATCAACTTCAACAATGATACTATGGTCCGGTGCTATCCTCGTGTCATAGTGGGCATTGCATTTCACAAGGATATGGGCATTGATCCTGCGAGATCTGGCGGTGTGACAATGTTCGACTTCGGACGGTTCATAAGGAGCAGTTACTCATTGGAGAGGGACACTGCAATTCAGCTAGGGGCTGACCGCGATAAGCGACCTAGACTCCTAATTATTGCAAGAAGCAGGACAAGAAGATTCACTAATGTCCATGAAATTGCACGAATGGTAGAATGGGAGGGTTTCGAACCTGTTGTAGCAGAGATCAAGAAAAACCAAAGCTTGGCAGAATTCGCGCGCATAGTGAACTCTTGCGATGCGATTCTAGGAGTGCATGGTGCAGGGCTTACTAATCTCATATTCCTCCCAACGAATGCAGTAGTGATCCAAGTTGTTCCATTGGGTGGGCTGGAAATGTTTTGCTACAGTGACTATGGAGTGCCTACTTTAGACATGAAGATGAAGTACTTGCAATACAGCATAAGCATCATGGAGAGCTCCCTGGTTGACCGCTATGGGATTACAGATCCTGTGGTCATAAATCCAAAATCTGTTCTGGCTCAGAATGAAGGTTGGAGGAACTGGACTTCAATATACTTCTTCAATCAAGATGTGAAGCTTGACGTGGGGAGATTCAGCAGTTTTCTCATACATGCTCGCGAGCTTCTTCGTCAATAG